The Dehalococcoidia bacterium genome segment CGAAGCGCAGCACCGCGTCGCGGTCGGCCTTCGTCATCAGCCGCAGCGTGATCTCGGCGCCGTCGTTGAGGCGGACGCTGCGGGGATAGGCGGCGGTGTAGGCGGGCTTCTCGGCGGTTTTTTCTGCCACGGCTGAACCTCCTGCGAACGGGGCGCACCCGAGCAAGCCGCACCGTGTCGCGCGCAACGATGAAGCATCCGGCCAGACGCGCCGGCCGCTGTGCGCGCCAGTGTAGCGAGCGCATGGCGTGGGCGCCAGCCGATCGCGCATACTGCAAGCGCGCGGGCGGCTGCATGCGCGGGCCGCACCGCTGCTGGAGGTGCTGCCGTGCCCCCGGAGCCGGCGCAGAATGCTGCAGGCGCAACCACCACTCGCTTCCCTTCCGACCTCGAAATCGCCCAGGCCGCAAGCCTCCGACCGATCGCCGACGTGGCCGCCGATCTTGGCCTGCTGCCCGATGAGGTCGAGCTGTACGGCAAATACAAGGCCAAGATCGACCTCAGCGCCCTCGGCCGGCTGGCGAGCAAGCCGCCCGGCAAATACGTCGTAATCACCGCGATCACGCCGACGCCGCTGGGCGAGGGCAAATCCACCACCACCGTGGGGCTGGCGCAGGGGCTGGCGAAGATCGGCAAGCGCGCGATCGCCGCCATCCGCCAGCCCTCGCTGGGGCCGGTGTTCGGCATCAAGGGCGGCGCGGCCGGCGGCGGCTATGCGCAGATCGTGCCGATGGAGGACTTCAACCTGCACCTCACCGGCGACAACCACGCCGTCGGCGCGGCGCACAACCTGCTCGCCGCCTTTCTCGACAACCATCTCTACCACGGCAACGCGCTGGGCATCGACCTGAACCGCATCGAGCTGCGCCGTGTGGTGGACATCTCCGACCGCGCCCTGCGCGAGATCGTGATCGGCCTCGGCGGGCGCGAAAACGGCGTGCCGCGCGAGGGCGGCTTCGATATCACCGTCGCCTCCGAGTGCATGGCGATCCTGGCGCTCGCCACGAGCCTGCCCGATCTGCGGGCGCGGCTCGGCCGCATGGTCGCGGCCTACACGAAGGACAATCAGCCCGTCACCGCCGAAGACCTCAAGTGCGCCGGCGCGATGACGGTGCTGATGAAGGACGCGATCAAGCCGAACCTGCTGCAAACACTCGAGGGCACGCCGGCGATGGTGCATGCCGGTCCCTTCGGCAACATCGCCCACGGCAACAGCAGCATCGTCGCCGACCAGATCGGCCTGCGGCTCGCCGACTTCGTCGTCACCGAGGCGGGCTTCGGCGCTGACCTGGGCTTCGAAAAGTTCTGCGACATCAAGTGCCGCCAGAGCGGCCTGCGCCCGGACGCCGCCGTGCTGGTGGCGACGGTGCGGGCGCTGAAGGCGCACTCGGGCCGCTTCCGCGTGGTTGCCGGCCGGCCGCTGCCGGAGGGGCTGGTCAAAGAGGACCTGGACGCGCTGGCCGCGGGCATGGGCAACCTGGAGAAGCAGATCGAGAACGTGCGCGCCTTCGGTGTGCCGGTGGTGGTGGCGATCAACCGCTTCCCCAGCGACAGCGCGGCGGAGATGGCGGCGATCCACGACGCCGCGCTGGCCGCCGGGGCGCGCGACGCCGTGATCGCCGAGCACTTCGTGCATGGCGGCGAAGGCGCGCGGGCGCTGGCCGAGGCGGTGGTGCAGGCCGCCGACGAGCCGTCGGAGTTCCGTTTCATCTACGACGCCGCGGCGCCGGCCGACGAGAAGATCCGGGCGATCGCCACCGTGATCTACGGCGCCGGGGGCATTTCGCTGGCGGCCGAAGCGCGGCGCAAGCTGCGCCAGTTCGAGCGGCTTGGCTACGGGAATCTGCCGGTCTGCATGGCGAAGACACACCTCTCGCTCTCGCACGACGCGGCGCTGCTGGGCCGGCCCTCCGGCTTCACCATCCCCGTGCAGGATGTGCGCCTCTCCGCCGGCGCCGGTTTTCTCTACGCGCTCTGCGGCGACATCCGCACGATGCCGGGTCTGCCCTCGAAACCCGGCGGCGAGGCCGTGGACATCGACGAGCAGGGCCGGATCGTGGGGCTGTTCTGAGGGCCGGGCGAGGGGCGGCTCGGCCTTCAGCGGTTACGTGGACTCCCGCTCATCGCCGTGTACGGCGACGGTGCCGGCGCCGGCCTGCTCCAGCGCGGCCTTCGCCGTGGCCACCTCGGCGGCTTGGCCGTGCACGATCACCAGCACCTGGCCGGCGCGCAGCGCCGTCTCATAGATGCGGCGGTGGGCCGCGGGGATGCCGGCGCCGGCCAGCGCTGCGCCCACCGGTCCGAGTTCGCCGGCGATGCGCTCGCCTTCGACTTCGCCGGCCACCCAGCCGACCACCGGACCGGCCACGAAGATCGGCCCCGTGCCCGGAATGAAAAACGTGCCCGTGTCCAGCAGCAGGTTGGAGAGCGCCGTCCACAGGCCGCCGTGGCCGCCGTGGTGCCGCACCGCCCCGCCGCTGGTGTAATGACCGGACGTGGCCTCGTCGCCCGCGCCGCGGCCCGCCACGGAGACGTGCGCCATCGCCACCCCGGCCGTTGCCAGCGCCTTCACCGCGGTCTCCGCCTGCCGGTTGCTCGCGTAGATCGCCACGACCGCCTGCTCGTTTTTCATCGCCGCTCCGGCGTTCCACCGATCAGTCGCTGCTCTGTCTCTCACCGCCCCTCACGTGCAGGAACAGGGTACAGGATGGCGTCTGCATGCGGCGCTCCCGCGGCCGGCTGCCGTTCTGCCGCGGCGCACTAAAGGCCGCTGGCCGGTGGGGCGATACTTGCTTACAGAGGATGTCCGCTTGTTGGGCCGTGCCGGCGTGCAGCGCCGCGTGGCTGTTCTCGGCCCCGCCCCGGAGGCACTTCATGGCCGATCTGACCGCTCCCGACCACGACCAGGCGCTGCCGGCGGTGATCGAGCCGCCGCTGGCCGGCGTCACGCGCCAGGAGCGCTTCGACCGCATCGCACGTCTCGCCTGCCGCCTGTTCGACGTGCCCATCGCCCTGCTCACCGGCGCCGACGCGGACGGGCGCCACTACCTCGCCGCCGTCGGCCTGCTGGCGGGCGAATTGCCGCATGCGGTGGCGCTCTGCGCCGAGGCGGTGCTGGGCGAGCAGCCGCTGCTCGTGGAGGACGCGGGTCTCGACTCCCGCTTCGGCGAGGAGCCGCTCGTCTCCGGCTCGCCGTACATCCGCTCATTCGCCGCGCAGCCGCTGCTTGGTCCGGATGGTCACGGCATCGGCGTGATCTGCATTCTCGATCGGCGCCGGCGCGAGTACCAGGCGGCGGATCTCGCTGCGCTCGCCGACCTGGCGGCGCTGGCCGCGAACGAGCTCAACGTCGCCGGGCTGGAGCAGGCGCTGGCGCAGGAACGCGGCGCCATGCTGCAGGCCCGGGCGGTGCTGGGCGCCGTCTCCGAAGGGGTGCTCACCTGCGACGCCAACGGTACGATTCAGTCCTGTAATCTCGCGGGCGAGCGTATCTTCGGCTACGCCGCAACGGAATTGCTCGGCCGTGACCTCGATTTCCTCGTGCCCGGCGTCTTCCAGCAGACGGAGAGCGCCACGGCGGCGAGCGGCACGATCAGCGAACGCGTGCTGAGCGACGGTGAACGCGAGACGGTGGGGCGCCGCCGCTCCGGCGAGCCGTTGCCGCTACTGCTGGCCGTCGGCGCTCTGCCCCAGGAGACCGGCGCCAGCCGCCTGGTGCTGGTGCGGGACCTTTCCGGCGAGCGGCGCAGCGAGCCGCGCCGGCGCAAGCTCCTGCCGACCGATCTGCGCAGCCTGCCCGATCGCGCCTTCTTCCGCAGCCGCCTGGACCAGGCGATGGCCGCCGAGGCGCAGGGCGCCGGCGGCGTGGCGGTGCTGTTGCTGGAGCTGGACAACTGGGAGCGGGTGAACGAGCGCATGGGCGAAAGCGTGGCCGAGGCGCTGCTGCTGGAGGTGTACCGCCGGCTGCGCGCCTCCCTGCGGCCGGACGATACCGCGGCCTACATGGGCGGCAGCGGCTTCGCCGTGCTCTTCGAGAACATGAACGCCGCGCGCGATGCCCAGCGCCCGGCCGACCGCATCCTCGGCCAGTTACGCACGCCGCTGACGCACGCGCGGCGTGAGCTGATCGCCGCCCCGAACATCGGCATTGCGCTCAGCACCTTCTGCCTCGCCGCCGACCGCCAGCCGGACCTGATGTACGAAGCCGGCCAGGCGCTGCGCCAGGCGCGCGCCGCCGGCCGCTGGCGTAGCCATATCCTGGAGCCGCACGAGCACCCGCTGCTGGGCCTCGGCCTGCCGGACGACGCGCTGATCAGCGTGACGTCCGGCGACCTGCTTGCCGATCCGGCCGCATCGCAGGCGGGCGAACCGCCGGCCGAGGCCGATTCAGCCCTTGCCCTGCCGCTGACGTGCGCTGCGCCGGACGCCATGCCGCTGCCGTCCGGCGAGCAGGCCGCCCCTGACCCGGAAGACGGTGCGGGCGAGCGGCGCAGCGCCTCCGCTGCCTGAACGCGGACCCTGCCGCACGGTTTACCGCTGGGTGACGACCAGGTTGCGGAAGCGCGCCTCGGCCGTGAGGTTGTCGCCGCCGGTGGCGATGTAGATCTTGCCCGTGCTGAAGCCGTTGTCGCGCGCCTGGCCCACCTGCGTGCCGTTGATCGTTACCGTGATCGTGTTGCCCACGCAGCTCAACGTCAGCCGGTTCACCTCGCCGTTGCGCTTGATCGCCGACGATGGCG includes the following:
- a CDS encoding diguanylate cyclase, with amino-acid sequence MADLTAPDHDQALPAVIEPPLAGVTRQERFDRIARLACRLFDVPIALLTGADADGRHYLAAVGLLAGELPHAVALCAEAVLGEQPLLVEDAGLDSRFGEEPLVSGSPYIRSFAAQPLLGPDGHGIGVICILDRRRREYQAADLAALADLAALAANELNVAGLEQALAQERGAMLQARAVLGAVSEGVLTCDANGTIQSCNLAGERIFGYAATELLGRDLDFLVPGVFQQTESATAASGTISERVLSDGERETVGRRRSGEPLPLLLAVGALPQETGASRLVLVRDLSGERRSEPRRRKLLPTDLRSLPDRAFFRSRLDQAMAAEAQGAGGVAVLLLELDNWERVNERMGESVAEALLLEVYRRLRASLRPDDTAAYMGGSGFAVLFENMNAARDAQRPADRILGQLRTPLTHARRELIAAPNIGIALSTFCLAADRQPDLMYEAGQALRQARAAGRWRSHILEPHEHPLLGLGLPDDALISVTSGDLLADPAASQAGEPPAEADSALALPLTCAAPDAMPLPSGEQAAPDPEDGAGERRSASAA
- a CDS encoding formate--tetrahydrofolate ligase yields the protein MPPEPAQNAAGATTTRFPSDLEIAQAASLRPIADVAADLGLLPDEVELYGKYKAKIDLSALGRLASKPPGKYVVITAITPTPLGEGKSTTTVGLAQGLAKIGKRAIAAIRQPSLGPVFGIKGGAAGGGYAQIVPMEDFNLHLTGDNHAVGAAHNLLAAFLDNHLYHGNALGIDLNRIELRRVVDISDRALREIVIGLGGRENGVPREGGFDITVASECMAILALATSLPDLRARLGRMVAAYTKDNQPVTAEDLKCAGAMTVLMKDAIKPNLLQTLEGTPAMVHAGPFGNIAHGNSSIVADQIGLRLADFVVTEAGFGADLGFEKFCDIKCRQSGLRPDAAVLVATVRALKAHSGRFRVVAGRPLPEGLVKEDLDALAAGMGNLEKQIENVRAFGVPVVVAINRFPSDSAAEMAAIHDAALAAGARDAVIAEHFVHGGEGARALAEAVVQAADEPSEFRFIYDAAAPADEKIRAIATVIYGAGGISLAAEARRKLRQFERLGYGNLPVCMAKTHLSLSHDAALLGRPSGFTIPVQDVRLSAGAGFLYALCGDIRTMPGLPSKPGGEAVDIDEQGRIVGLF